From Terriglobia bacterium, one genomic window encodes:
- a CDS encoding class I SAM-dependent methyltransferase encodes MNLKDKSNGYEACAEMFIRVRNPRIGADILQDWARSLPKDASVLDLGCGHGIPISQVLVNQGISVFGIDASPTLISEFRRRFPDCQTECAAIEDSNFFSRRFDGVVACGLVFLLEADTQRLLIQKTATALHPCGHFLFTAPTEPLSWQDSVTGLQSVSLGDKRYREILRENGLVIMGERTDAGENHYYLATKNGP; translated from the coding sequence ATGAACTTGAAAGACAAGTCGAACGGATACGAGGCCTGCGCCGAAATGTTCATCCGCGTGCGCAACCCTCGAATCGGTGCGGACATTCTTCAAGATTGGGCTCGCTCCCTGCCGAAAGATGCCAGCGTCCTTGACCTCGGCTGCGGTCACGGCATTCCAATCTCTCAGGTCCTGGTAAACCAAGGTATCTCCGTCTTCGGTATAGACGCCTCTCCCACCCTAATTTCTGAATTTCGCCGCCGCTTCCCTGACTGTCAAACCGAATGCGCTGCCATAGAAGACTCCAACTTCTTCAGCAGGAGGTTCGATGGTGTGGTTGCGTGCGGTTTGGTTTTTCTGCTGGAGGCCGATACCCAGCGGCTCCTCATACAGAAGACTGCGACAGCCCTCCACCCGTGCGGCCATTTTCTGTTCACCGCCCCAACAGAACCCTTGAGTTGGCAAGATTCTGTGACTGGTCTTCAGTCCGTTTCATTGGGTGACAAACGTTACCGGGAAATCCTGCGAGAGAACGGCCTTGTAATCATGGGTGAACGAACAGACGCAGGTGAGAACCACTACTATCTTGCGACGAAGAATGGCCCTTGA
- a CDS encoding CocE/NonD family hydrolase yields MLRRATFVLFFLSLGIHVFAQQQSYGIKPEFDRWVTMRDGVRLSVDIYRPDAPGKFPVILSRTPYTKPSAYEIAKNFVTHGYVWVAMDVRGRGDSEGTFVPYRHDALDGYDAIEWCAKQPWSTGKVATIGGSYNGMIQWLTAVTQPPHLTTMIAMVSPSDPFVEFPTGVPLPLDISWLHLTAGHLMQNMDAVDWKKLMWHLPLYDLDEAAGRPNQGWKDDIDHAQDGPYWAPLHYQDKFDRVKVPVLHISGWYDDEQIGTPLNFIGMTDKSQPEAVREGQKLIMGAWPHAINSTTKMADVDFGPTDKIDMEGLWLRWFDHWLRGVDNGIDKEPPVHIFIMGANNWDDENEWPIARTKYTKYFLSSAGHANTLDGDGRLSPQSPAQDATDKYTYDPADPTPFITAPSFAQIGGPDDYREVERRQDVLVYTSEPVAEDTLVCGPIRAQLYAASSAKDTDFMAKLVDVWPNGYAQRLSDGMVRARFRQGMNKPELIEPGKIYAYDINLWNTCDMFKKDHRIRLEVSSSAFPKYDRNLNTGEALGKTSHMEKANQQIYHDAQHPSFVLLPIVPAKD; encoded by the coding sequence ATGCTTCGCCGGGCTACTTTCGTACTCTTTTTTCTTTCACTCGGTATTCATGTTTTCGCGCAGCAACAGTCGTACGGCATCAAGCCGGAGTTCGACCGCTGGGTAACCATGCGCGACGGCGTCAGGTTATCGGTCGACATCTATCGGCCCGACGCCCCCGGCAAGTTCCCCGTCATTCTTAGCCGCACTCCCTACACGAAGCCCAGCGCCTACGAGATCGCGAAGAACTTCGTCACGCACGGCTACGTCTGGGTTGCGATGGATGTGCGTGGGCGCGGAGATTCCGAAGGCACCTTTGTTCCCTATCGCCACGACGCACTCGACGGGTACGACGCGATCGAATGGTGCGCGAAACAGCCGTGGTCCACAGGCAAGGTCGCAACTATTGGCGGCTCGTACAACGGCATGATTCAGTGGCTAACCGCCGTCACACAGCCACCTCACCTCACGACGATGATCGCGATGGTCAGTCCATCCGACCCGTTCGTTGAATTTCCAACCGGCGTGCCCTTGCCCCTCGACATCAGCTGGCTTCACCTGACCGCCGGACACTTGATGCAGAACATGGACGCTGTCGACTGGAAGAAGCTGATGTGGCACCTCCCGTTGTATGACCTGGACGAAGCCGCCGGCCGCCCCAACCAAGGCTGGAAAGACGATATTGACCACGCGCAGGATGGCCCGTACTGGGCACCTCTTCACTATCAGGACAAATTTGATCGCGTGAAGGTTCCGGTGCTGCACATCTCCGGTTGGTACGACGACGAGCAGATTGGCACTCCTCTGAACTTCATCGGCATGACGGATAAGTCGCAACCAGAAGCCGTCCGCGAGGGACAGAAGCTCATCATGGGGGCCTGGCCTCACGCAATCAACTCCACTACCAAGATGGCCGACGTCGATTTCGGCCCCACCGACAAGATCGACATGGAAGGCCTGTGGCTGCGCTGGTTCGATCACTGGCTCAGGGGCGTCGATAACGGTATCGACAAGGAACCGCCGGTGCATATTTTCATCATGGGTGCGAACAATTGGGACGACGAAAACGAATGGCCGATCGCTCGCACAAAATACACCAAGTACTTCCTATCGAGCGCCGGTCACGCCAACACGCTCGACGGCGACGGCAGACTCAGCCCACAATCGCCTGCGCAAGATGCCACGGACAAGTACACCTATGACCCGGCAGATCCCACGCCGTTCATTACCGCGCCGTCGTTCGCGCAGATCGGCGGTCCCGATGATTACCGCGAGGTGGAGCGCCGGCAGGACGTTCTCGTCTATACATCCGAACCGGTCGCCGAAGACACGCTGGTCTGCGGGCCCATCCGGGCACAGCTTTACGCGGCATCTTCAGCCAAAGACACTGACTTCATGGCCAAACTAGTCGACGTCTGGCCTAATGGCTACGCCCAACGTCTGAGTGATGGCATGGTCCGTGCGCGGTTTCGCCAGGGGATGAACAAACCCGAGTTGATCGAACCCGGAAAGATTTACGCCTACGACATCAATCTCTGGAACACCTGCGACATGTTCAAGAAGGATCACCGTATCCGGCTCGAAGTTTCGTCTTCAGCGTTTCCGAAATACGACCGGAATCTGAACACGGGAGAGGCGCTCGGAAAAACTTCACACATGGAGAAGGCGAACCAGCAGATTTATCACGATGCGCAGCATCCATCATTTGTTCTGCTGCCGATCGTGCCGGCAAAGGATTGA
- a CDS encoding DUF3467 domain-containing protein has protein sequence MTIPNQPEIKVTNSEEYRDGYSNSVQVRVNVWDFFLVFGTLVPIEDRVEVRNFQGIYLSPQQAKALATILAQNVANYEQTFGEIKLDPKLAPGPIH, from the coding sequence ATGACCATTCCTAACCAGCCTGAAATCAAAGTCACAAATTCAGAAGAGTACCGAGACGGCTATTCCAACAGCGTGCAGGTGCGTGTAAACGTATGGGACTTCTTCCTCGTGTTCGGAACGCTTGTTCCTATCGAGGACCGTGTTGAAGTCCGTAACTTCCAGGGAATCTACCTGAGCCCACAGCAGGCGAAGGCGCTGGCGACGATCCTGGCGCAGAACGTAGCAAACTACGAGCAAACCTTCGGCGAAATCAAACTGGATCCGAAACTCGCGCCGGGGCCGATTCACTAA
- the lon gene encoding endopeptidase La, whose amino-acid sequence MSQTKEKFETKKLPMMPIRDVVIFPFMMTPFVVGRESSVRALEEALAGDKRIFLATQHDASVDEPKPNEIFQVGTIVNIVQSLKLPDGNIKVLVEGIERGKILQVETTDGYYDATVRTVKYTPEMTPQAEAAMQRVISLFEQYVKLCQSLNYETMAAHVRMDDMGKLTDTIAANLQLSIEEKQELLEIFDPVERLNRVADVLDIEIEKLNMDRTIQSRVKRQMERAQREYYLNEKIKAIQKELGRGEKSEWDELKKKVDAAGMPKDVHDKAINELKKLEAMPPMSAESTVSRNYLDWLLAVPWKKKSKEVRSIDFAEKVLNEDHYGLEKIKERILEFLAVRQLVKNPKGSILCFVGPPGVGKTSLGMSIAKATGRKFVRMSLGGVRDEAEVRGHRRTYIGALPGQIIQMMKKAGTKNPVFMLDEIDKMSMDFRGDPSAALLEVLDPEQNYMFVDHYLDVEYDLSQVFFIATANVIHTVPAALQDRMEVLRLHGYTEPEKVEIAKQYLQRKQREQAGLTEKNLQFTDDAFRSMIRYYTREAGVRNLEREIGNVCRKVARRVVHDGESFAIEINGENTADYLGVAKFRDTLANERSEVGLVTGLAWTEVGGSILSTEVAVVDGKGKLTLTGKLGDVMQESAQAAMSYVRSRSHRLGLPRDFYRNVDIHIHVPEGAIPKDGPSAGITMATAIASALSKIPVRRDVAMTGEITLRGKVLPIGGLKEKLLAAQRAGILEVILPKENEKDLAEVPDNLKTVMVLRFVETMDEVLHHALERPLPDVPAEEETPGLGALQPPPDTATAHQ is encoded by the coding sequence GTGAGCCAGACCAAGGAAAAGTTCGAAACCAAAAAGCTGCCGATGATGCCCATCCGCGATGTGGTCATCTTCCCTTTCATGATGACCCCGTTCGTGGTTGGTCGCGAGTCGAGCGTCCGCGCCCTGGAGGAAGCTCTCGCCGGTGACAAACGCATCTTCTTGGCCACCCAGCACGACGCCAGCGTCGACGAACCCAAGCCGAACGAAATTTTCCAGGTCGGCACAATCGTCAACATCGTCCAGAGCCTCAAACTGCCCGACGGCAACATCAAGGTCCTTGTCGAAGGCATCGAACGCGGCAAAATTCTCCAAGTCGAGACCACCGACGGCTATTACGACGCAACTGTCCGCACTGTTAAATACACGCCCGAAATGACGCCCCAGGCCGAAGCCGCCATGCAGCGCGTCATCTCGCTCTTCGAGCAGTACGTAAAGCTCTGCCAATCGCTCAATTACGAGACCATGGCCGCCCACGTCCGCATGGACGACATGGGCAAACTCACCGACACCATCGCCGCAAACCTTCAGCTCTCGATTGAGGAAAAGCAGGAACTGCTCGAAATCTTCGATCCCGTCGAGCGCCTCAACCGCGTTGCCGACGTGCTCGACATCGAAATCGAGAAGCTGAACATGGACCGTACCATCCAGTCGCGCGTAAAACGCCAGATGGAACGTGCCCAGCGCGAGTATTACCTCAACGAGAAGATCAAGGCGATCCAGAAGGAACTCGGCCGCGGCGAAAAGAGCGAGTGGGACGAATTGAAGAAGAAGGTCGACGCCGCCGGCATGCCAAAAGACGTTCACGACAAGGCCATCAACGAGTTGAAGAAACTCGAAGCCATGCCGCCGATGTCGGCCGAGTCCACCGTCAGCCGCAACTATCTCGACTGGCTGCTCGCGGTGCCGTGGAAAAAGAAATCCAAGGAAGTCCGCAGCATCGACTTCGCCGAAAAAGTCTTGAACGAAGATCACTACGGTCTGGAGAAGATCAAGGAGCGCATCCTCGAATTCCTCGCCGTCCGCCAGTTGGTGAAGAACCCCAAGGGTTCGATCCTCTGCTTCGTCGGACCTCCCGGCGTCGGCAAGACGTCGCTGGGCATGTCGATCGCCAAGGCCACAGGACGCAAGTTCGTTCGCATGTCGCTCGGCGGCGTGCGCGACGAAGCCGAGGTCCGCGGCCATCGCCGCACCTACATCGGCGCCCTGCCGGGCCAGATCATCCAGATGATGAAGAAGGCCGGCACCAAGAACCCGGTCTTCATGCTCGACGAAATCGACAAGATGTCGATGGACTTCCGCGGTGATCCGTCTGCCGCCCTGCTTGAAGTGCTCGACCCCGAGCAGAACTACATGTTCGTCGACCACTACCTGGACGTCGAGTACGATCTCTCGCAGGTCTTCTTCATCGCAACGGCGAACGTCATTCACACCGTCCCGGCGGCCCTACAGGACCGGATGGAAGTGCTCCGCCTACACGGCTATACCGAGCCCGAAAAGGTCGAGATCGCCAAGCAGTACCTGCAGCGCAAGCAGCGTGAGCAGGCGGGCCTGACGGAGAAGAATCTCCAGTTCACCGACGACGCCTTCCGTTCCATGATCCGCTATTACACGCGCGAAGCCGGCGTCCGCAACCTCGAGCGCGAGATCGGCAACGTCTGCCGCAAGGTCGCCCGCAGAGTCGTCCACGACGGTGAGTCATTCGCGATTGAAATCAACGGCGAGAACACCGCCGATTACCTCGGCGTAGCGAAATTCCGCGATACGCTCGCTAACGAACGCAGCGAAGTAGGTCTCGTCACCGGACTGGCCTGGACTGAAGTTGGCGGCTCAATCCTCAGCACCGAAGTCGCCGTCGTCGATGGCAAGGGCAAGCTGACTCTGACCGGCAAACTCGGCGACGTCATGCAGGAGTCCGCGCAAGCCGCCATGAGCTATGTTCGCTCCCGCTCGCACCGCCTCGGCCTGCCGCGCGACTTTTATCGCAACGTCGACATCCACATCCATGTGCCCGAAGGCGCCATCCCCAAGGACGGCCCCTCGGCCGGCATCACCATGGCTACGGCCATCGCCAGTGCACTGAGCAAAATTCCAGTGCGTCGCGACGTCGCAATGACCGGCGAAATCACCCTTCGCGGTAAGGTTCTTCCCATCGGAGGACTGAAAGAAAAGCTGCTGGCCGCTCAACGCGCCGGCATCCTCGAGGTCATTCTGCCGAAGGAAAACGAGAAAGACCTCGCAGAGGTCCCGGATAACCTTAAGACCGTGATGGTTCTCCGATTCGTCGAAACCATGGACGAGGTCCTGCACCACGCCCTCGAACGCCCGCTGCCCGACGTCCCGGCCGAAGAGGAAACTCCCGGCCTCGGTGCCCTGCAGCCGCCACCGGACACGGCAACCGCACATCAGTGA
- a CDS encoding uracil-DNA glycosylase, producing the protein MPSALSVLNREIVSCRLCPRLTDYREAIGREKRRAYLDWEYWAKPVPGFGDPNARVLILGLAPGAHGSNRTGRPFTGDASGKFMYPVLHKTGFASQPNADSREDGLRLIDAYITAAVRCAPPDNKPTPDEITACAPYLDRELAALKNVIVVVALGRIGFEAYLNFLKRQGHTISKKNYAFGHAAEYTMPNGVILLASYHPSNQNTATGKLTEIMFTEIFRRARKLAEAKR; encoded by the coding sequence ATGCCCTCCGCTCTCTCGGTCCTCAACCGTGAAATCGTCTCCTGTCGCCTGTGCCCGCGCCTCACCGACTATCGCGAGGCTATCGGCCGGGAGAAACGTCGCGCCTATCTCGATTGGGAGTACTGGGCAAAGCCCGTGCCCGGCTTCGGCGACCCGAATGCCCGCGTTCTCATTCTTGGTCTTGCGCCGGGCGCCCACGGCTCCAACCGCACTGGACGCCCCTTCACTGGCGACGCCTCGGGCAAGTTCATGTACCCCGTACTGCACAAAACCGGTTTCGCGTCGCAACCGAACGCGGACAGTCGCGAGGACGGCCTTCGCCTGATCGACGCGTACATCACTGCGGCAGTCCGCTGCGCGCCACCGGATAACAAACCTACGCCGGACGAAATCACCGCCTGCGCTCCCTATCTCGATCGTGAATTAGCCGCGCTGAAGAATGTCATAGTTGTGGTCGCCCTGGGCCGCATCGGCTTCGAAGCCTATCTGAACTTCCTCAAACGCCAGGGCCACACCATCTCGAAGAAGAACTACGCCTTCGGTCACGCCGCCGAATACACGATGCCCAACGGCGTCATCCTGCTTGCCTCCTACCACCCGTCCAACCAGAACACGGCCACCGGCAAACTCACCGAAATAATGTTTACTGAGATTTTCAGGCGGGCAAGGAAATTAGCAGAAGCAAAGCGCTGA
- a CDS encoding phenylalanine 4-monooxygenase — MQTQNPVNFKLAEPYLCSQDYASYTPEQHETWATLVARRRSQIEDHACAEYLDGYQAIGIRNDRIPNLANITSRLQPRTGWSTTPVTGFLPALAFFEMLAARHFPSTTWLRDRSSLEYTPEPDIFHDVFGHVPMHAHKVFADFLQYYGQLCLSAHDDIALEKLGRVFWYTVEFGLIRQRGKLKIFGSGVISSHGESSAVIEGKCAVEPFDLDTVLDTPVKVDEIHSILFAIDSFDQMYDALLQAEKRLFPR; from the coding sequence ATGCAGACTCAGAACCCTGTCAACTTCAAGCTCGCGGAACCCTATCTGTGTTCACAGGATTACGCGTCCTACACTCCCGAGCAACATGAAACTTGGGCCACTCTCGTCGCACGTCGCCGAAGCCAAATCGAGGATCACGCTTGCGCCGAGTATCTCGACGGCTATCAGGCGATCGGAATCCGCAACGACCGGATCCCGAACCTCGCCAACATCACCAGCCGTCTGCAGCCCAGAACAGGTTGGAGCACGACTCCTGTAACCGGCTTCTTACCGGCTCTGGCCTTCTTCGAAATGCTCGCCGCCCGGCACTTCCCATCCACCACATGGCTTCGTGACCGCAGCAGCCTCGAATACACTCCAGAGCCCGACATCTTCCATGATGTCTTCGGCCACGTCCCGATGCACGCCCATAAGGTCTTCGCCGACTTCCTCCAGTACTACGGCCAGCTTTGCCTCTCTGCGCACGACGATATCGCCCTGGAGAAACTTGGCCGCGTCTTCTGGTATACCGTGGAGTTCGGCCTCATCCGGCAGCGCGGCAAATTGAAGATCTTCGGCAGCGGCGTTATCAGTTCCCATGGAGAATCCAGCGCTGTGATCGAGGGCAAATGCGCTGTCGAACCGTTCGACCTCGACACCGTCCTGGACACGCCCGTCAAGGTCGACGAGATCCACAGCATTCTATTCGCCATCGACAGCTTCGATCAGATGTACGACGCCCTGCTCCAGGCTGAGAAGAGGTTATTCCCGCGATAA
- a CDS encoding amidohydrolase, translating into MSRVALFILLLCSPLAFAQKFAPSAQDVDAIYPAAQATYVDLHEHPELSTHEIRTAQKMADALRKLGFEVTTEVGGTGVVGVLKNGPGPTVLIRTDMDALPVLERTGLSYASKVVAKDDSGHEVAVMHACGHDLHMSSWLGTATLLSQNKNRWRGTVVMMGQPAEEQVKGARAMLQDGLFTRFPKPNFAIAIHDSPDYAAGTVAIVSGAALASSDAIEITVFGKGGHGAYPNHTIDPVVISARIILALQTIVSRETSPFDPAVVTVGSIHGGTRGNIIPDEVKLQLTIRSYRDEVREHTMTAIRRICDAEATAAGAPRMPEITNPESVHSTYNDPVLSERLTAALTKSMGADHVLPGRPVMGAEDFSEIGRAGVPAIMIWVGAADPAKLAESQKTGIPLPPLHSSLFAPALPDALLTAIRAEATAAFELLGQP; encoded by the coding sequence ATGTCCCGAGTAGCTCTTTTTATCCTGCTCCTCTGCTCCCCGTTGGCCTTCGCCCAGAAATTCGCTCCATCTGCGCAGGATGTCGACGCTATCTATCCTGCCGCTCAGGCCACCTACGTCGACCTGCACGAGCACCCCGAACTCTCGACGCACGAGATCCGAACTGCGCAGAAGATGGCCGATGCTCTTCGCAAACTCGGCTTCGAAGTGACCACAGAAGTCGGTGGCACTGGCGTCGTCGGCGTCCTGAAGAACGGTCCCGGCCCTACCGTCCTGATCCGCACCGACATGGACGCCCTTCCCGTTCTCGAACGCACCGGCCTTTCTTACGCGAGCAAAGTCGTGGCTAAGGACGACTCGGGGCACGAAGTTGCCGTCATGCACGCCTGCGGACACGATCTCCACATGTCCTCGTGGCTAGGCACCGCCACGCTGCTCAGCCAAAACAAGAACCGCTGGCGCGGAACCGTCGTCATGATGGGACAGCCGGCAGAGGAGCAGGTCAAAGGTGCACGTGCCATGTTGCAGGACGGTCTCTTCACCCGCTTCCCTAAGCCCAATTTCGCGATCGCCATTCACGACTCGCCCGACTACGCCGCCGGCACCGTTGCGATCGTTTCAGGCGCCGCTCTCGCCAGCTCCGATGCCATCGAGATCACCGTATTCGGTAAAGGCGGACATGGAGCTTATCCCAACCACACCATCGATCCCGTCGTGATTTCCGCTCGCATCATCCTCGCGCTGCAAACCATCGTCTCCCGCGAGACCAGTCCTTTCGATCCAGCCGTCGTCACCGTCGGGTCCATTCACGGAGGCACTCGCGGCAACATCATTCCGGACGAGGTCAAACTCCAGCTCACTATTCGCAGTTACCGAGACGAAGTCCGCGAACACACTATGACGGCTATCCGCCGTATCTGCGACGCCGAAGCGACTGCCGCTGGCGCTCCGCGTATGCCCGAGATCACCAACCCGGAGTCCGTGCATTCCACTTACAACGACCCCGTACTTTCAGAACGCCTGACTGCTGCCCTCACGAAGTCAATGGGCGCCGACCATGTCCTCCCCGGCAGGCCCGTGATGGGTGCGGAAGACTTCAGCGAAATCGGCCGCGCCGGAGTCCCCGCCATCATGATATGGGTCGGTGCCGCCGATCCCGCCAAACTGGCCGAATCCCAGAAGACTGGCATTCCGTTGCCCCCACTACACTCGTCTCTCTTCGCTCCAGCGCTTCCTGACGCCCTCCTCACCGCCATCCGCGCCGAAGCGACCGCCGCCTTCGAGCTACTCGGACAACCTTAG
- a CDS encoding glycosyltransferase family 39 protein gives MGSRESLPLPLPRTAYGFAGIFCAIWLLHGPVLRLPYFWDEAGYFIPAARDFLLTGDLIPHTTLSNAHPPLVMIWLAGWWKLSNYTPAVTRTAMLLVAAFGLLGLWKLAQRVVNSKVATATVILTALYPIMFAQSSLAQLDMPVMALTLWALYFYIEERRWLAVLMFSLAALTKETALITPFVIFGWEVLRAGISRVKKEKAPIRLGAAATMLLSSVPLLIWYVYHYFRTGYVLGNPEYLQYNLDSTLSPLRIFVALGIRLWHTFGYMNLFVLTVAAAVVVREPVVADNGRDRKGIDSETKILFGLIILAHVVAFSIVGGAALARYMLPAIPLVILLAVTALYRHMKPWTVWCGLSAAAFVVALIFNPPWRIAPEDNLAYSDFVHLHADAAAYLQKNHPGATVLTAWPGSDELNRPFLGYVKKPMTVVRVEDFSAPQILAAVKQRDLFDAVFIFNTKYDPPRNFLAGFVWWNRLQERFFGYHEDFRPEQAAMLMQGRIVWSEERGGQWAAVIMVEHVQNAKKIVPSRDLIGPLGMGKSGNRGIW, from the coding sequence ATGGGTTCGCGCGAAAGCTTGCCGTTACCCCTCCCGCGGACGGCGTACGGGTTCGCGGGCATCTTCTGCGCCATCTGGCTGCTGCATGGGCCGGTGCTGCGGTTGCCATATTTCTGGGATGAGGCGGGATACTTCATCCCGGCCGCGCGCGACTTCTTGCTCACCGGCGACCTGATTCCGCATACAACTCTGTCGAACGCCCACCCTCCACTCGTGATGATCTGGCTGGCCGGGTGGTGGAAGCTGAGCAACTACACGCCCGCGGTGACGCGCACAGCGATGCTGCTGGTGGCGGCGTTTGGGCTGCTCGGCTTGTGGAAACTGGCGCAGCGTGTAGTGAACTCGAAAGTGGCAACCGCGACGGTGATTCTGACCGCGCTGTACCCCATCATGTTCGCGCAGTCGTCACTTGCACAGTTGGATATGCCGGTGATGGCGCTGACCCTGTGGGCGCTCTACTTCTATATAGAGGAGCGGCGCTGGCTCGCGGTGCTCATGTTTTCGCTCGCGGCCTTGACGAAAGAGACGGCACTCATCACGCCGTTTGTGATCTTCGGCTGGGAGGTGCTGCGGGCGGGCATCTCGCGGGTGAAGAAGGAGAAGGCGCCGATTCGCTTGGGCGCTGCGGCGACTATGCTGCTTAGCTCTGTCCCGCTGCTGATCTGGTATGTATACCACTACTTTCGCACGGGATACGTTCTGGGGAATCCGGAATATCTGCAGTACAACCTGGACTCGACTTTGAGTCCGCTGCGTATCTTTGTCGCGCTCGGAATCCGGCTATGGCACACGTTCGGGTACATGAACCTGTTCGTGCTGACGGTTGCAGCAGCGGTTGTGGTGCGAGAACCGGTCGTCGCGGACAACGGGCGGGACCGAAAAGGAATCGACAGCGAGACGAAGATTCTGTTCGGGCTGATTATTCTCGCGCACGTTGTCGCGTTCTCGATTGTGGGTGGGGCGGCCCTGGCGCGCTATATGCTCCCGGCGATTCCGCTCGTGATTTTGTTGGCGGTTACTGCGTTGTATCGGCACATGAAGCCTTGGACAGTGTGGTGCGGGTTGTCGGCGGCGGCGTTTGTGGTCGCGCTGATTTTCAATCCCCCCTGGAGAATTGCGCCGGAAGACAATCTCGCTTACAGCGACTTCGTTCACCTTCACGCCGACGCGGCGGCGTACCTGCAGAAGAACCATCCGGGAGCGACGGTGCTGACGGCGTGGCCAGGATCGGATGAGTTGAACCGGCCGTTTCTCGGTTACGTGAAGAAGCCCATGACGGTGGTTCGTGTGGAAGACTTCTCAGCCCCGCAAATACTCGCCGCCGTGAAACAGCGCGATCTCTTCGACGCGGTGTTCATCTTCAATACCAAGTACGACCCGCCGAGAAATTTCCTTGCAGGATTTGTGTGGTGGAACCGGCTGCAGGAGCGGTTCTTCGGCTATCACGAAGATTTTCGGCCGGAACAGGCAGCGATGCTGATGCAGGGTCGGATCGTGTGGAGCGAGGAGCGCGGCGGACAGTGGGCGGCAGTGATCATGGTAGAGCACGTGCAAAACGCGAAGAAAATTGTGCCATCGCGTGATCTCATCGGGCCACTGGGGATGGGGAAATCGGGTAATCGGGGAATCTGGTAA